From the genome of Uranotaenia lowii strain MFRU-FL chromosome 1, ASM2978415v1, whole genome shotgun sequence, one region includes:
- the LOC129740164 gene encoding uncharacterized protein LOC129740164 produces MKVFIVTVALLACAMAAPAPAEESSSSTSALHMALKYFGSCIEQDEMGTCLAVKGITALNRAARAANIEILPGVTFQRDPSVPADRQGKSISENEIISTLPADGEEKSDTLFDMAVESAERLFAGRSIQFKLPQDASENIARSIEEGRLKKLKKGKKLKKILSAVVLAVGGKLFAILPLLLGVVALIAIKALFVSKIAFVLAVILALKKFLGGAVGGSGTLGLLSKAVGGAVGGGASAGVASSAGSAGWSSGSGASGWSQGNSQYPYARSYDTAQDLAYSAQAPKA; encoded by the exons CCCGGCTCCGGCCGAGGAATCATCCTCCAGCACCAGTGCCCTGCACATGGCGCTCAAATACTTCGGCAGCTGCATCGAACAGGACGAGATGGGAACCTGTCTGGCCGTGAAAGGAATCACCGCCCTGAACCGTGCTGCTCGTGCTGCCAACATTGAAATTCTGCCCGGTGTAACCTTCCAGAG AGATCCCTCGGTCCCAGCTGACCGTCAGGGCAAGTCCATCTCTGAGAATGAAATCATCAGCACCCTGCCGGCCGATGGTGAAGAAAAGAGCGATACCCTGTTCGATATGGCCGTCGAGTCTGCTGAGCGTCTGTTTGCTGGTCGTTCGATCCAGTTCAAGCTGCCCCAGGATGCTTCCGAAAACATTGCCCGCTCCATCGAAGAAGGTAGACTGAAGAAGCTGAAGAAAG GAAAGAAACTAAAGAAGATCCTGAGCGCCGTTGTTCTGGCCGTCGGAGGAAAACTGTTCGCCATCTTGCCCCTGCTGCTCGGAGTCGTCGCCCTGATCGCCATCAAGGCTCTGTTCGTGTCTAAGATTGCCTTCGTCCTGGCCGTCATTTTGGCTCTCAAGAAATTCCTCGGAGGTGCTGTTGGTGGATCCGGAACTCTGGGACTCCTCTCCAAGGCCGTCGGAGGTGCCGTCGGTGGTGGTGCTAGTGCCGGAGTTGCTTCCTCTGCTGGATCCGCCGGATGGTCCTCGGGATCTGGAGCCAGCGGATGGTCGCAAGGAAACTCCCAGTACCCATATGCCCGTAGCTACGATACCGCTCAAGACCTCGCCTACAGCGCCCAGGCTCCTAAGGCGTAA